One window of Paralichthys olivaceus isolate ysfri-2021 chromosome 20, ASM2471397v2, whole genome shotgun sequence genomic DNA carries:
- the LOC109638863 gene encoding protein C1orf43 homolog isoform X2 codes for MRFAMRSRRGPHAPIGHNAPKGLREEIDSRLSKVQEICFEPRLLSEEDDRLKQGLQISCYNYLYRMKALDAIRDSGIPLQEISCSPSAFTGRNFRNWLLELRNSHSLIKSSHSSLIERLLEGYDSARHGTGVFGEAEFLEYQQALDELADVVKAYSSTTSLDQHHQSAAKDLTGSPVRSTPSTIQVTYLPSTGQRSKRPKHFLELKSFKDNYNTLESTL; via the exons ATGCGGTTTGCAATGAGGTCCCGGCGGGGACCCCACGCGCCCATCGGCCACAATGCCCCCAAG GGTCTGAGGGAGGAGATCGACTCCAGACTCTCCAAAGTGCAGGAGATCTGCTTCGAACCTCGTCTCCTGTCAGAGGAAGATGACAGACTGAAGCAGGGGCTTCAGATTA GTTGCTACAACTACCTGTACAGAATGAAAGCTCTGGATGCCATCCGTGACTCAG GAATTCCTCTGCAGGAGATAAGCTGCAGTCCCAGTGCGTTTACAGGACGCAACTTCAGGAACTGGCTGCTAGAGTTGCGCAACTCCCACTCCTTGATAAAGAGCAGCCACAGTTCGCTCATTGAGCGCTTGCTCGAGGGCTACGACAGCGCTCGCCACGGAACTGGG gtgttcGGGGAAGCCGAGTTCCTTGAATATCAGCAGGCTCTCGATGAACTCGCTGATGT GGTGAAGGCCTATTCCAGCACCACCAGTCTGGACCAGCATCATCAGTCGGCAGCCAAGGACCTGACGGGGTCTCCTGTCCGCAGCACCCCCTCCACCATCCAGGTCACCTACCTGCCCTCAACCGGGCAGCGCAGCAAGAGGCCCAAACACTTTCTGGAGCTCAAAAGTTTCAAAGACAATTACAACACGCTGGAGAGCACGCTGTGA
- the LOC109638863 gene encoding protein C1orf43 homolog isoform X1 translates to MAESPPLSGVNVVLVMAYGSLVFVLLFIFVKRQIMRFAMRSRRGPHAPIGHNAPKGLREEIDSRLSKVQEICFEPRLLSEEDDRLKQGLQISCYNYLYRMKALDAIRDSGIPLQEISCSPSAFTGRNFRNWLLELRNSHSLIKSSHSSLIERLLEGYDSARHGTGVFGEAEFLEYQQALDELADVVKAYSSTTSLDQHHQSAAKDLTGSPVRSTPSTIQVTYLPSTGQRSKRPKHFLELKSFKDNYNTLESTL, encoded by the exons atggccGAGTCGCCCCCTCTGTCGGGGGTTAACGTTGTTCTGGTCATGGCCTATGGGAGTCTG gtgtttgtgttgttgtttatctTCGTCAAGAGGCAAATCATGCGGTTTGCAATGAGGTCCCGGCGGGGACCCCACGCGCCCATCGGCCACAATGCCCCCAAG GGTCTGAGGGAGGAGATCGACTCCAGACTCTCCAAAGTGCAGGAGATCTGCTTCGAACCTCGTCTCCTGTCAGAGGAAGATGACAGACTGAAGCAGGGGCTTCAGATTA GTTGCTACAACTACCTGTACAGAATGAAAGCTCTGGATGCCATCCGTGACTCAG GAATTCCTCTGCAGGAGATAAGCTGCAGTCCCAGTGCGTTTACAGGACGCAACTTCAGGAACTGGCTGCTAGAGTTGCGCAACTCCCACTCCTTGATAAAGAGCAGCCACAGTTCGCTCATTGAGCGCTTGCTCGAGGGCTACGACAGCGCTCGCCACGGAACTGGG gtgttcGGGGAAGCCGAGTTCCTTGAATATCAGCAGGCTCTCGATGAACTCGCTGATGT GGTGAAGGCCTATTCCAGCACCACCAGTCTGGACCAGCATCATCAGTCGGCAGCCAAGGACCTGACGGGGTCTCCTGTCCGCAGCACCCCCTCCACCATCCAGGTCACCTACCTGCCCTCAACCGGGCAGCGCAGCAAGAGGCCCAAACACTTTCTGGAGCTCAAAAGTTTCAAAGACAATTACAACACGCTGGAGAGCACGCTGTGA